The Vicinamibacteria bacterium region ACCCTACAACCCCAATCTCGATCCCATCGTTCTTAGCGAGTTCCTGGAGATGAGCTTCCACGAGATGAGCGCGATGTCGGCGCATGGGATGCCCGGGGTCTGGACGTGGAACTTCGGCGAAGCCTTTGGTCATCACTATCTGGATTCTGTGGCGATGAACCACAATTCGATCGGGAGGGGCTACGAGACGTTCGGAAACGCAACCGCGGAGACGGTGACGCGCACGATCAACCCCCGCTCCACCACCCGCGAGTGGTATCGGCCCTCGCCGCCTCCCGAGACCGTGGTCTGGTCCCATCGTGACGGTGTCAACTACTCGGAGACCGCGGCGCTCGCGATCCTCGACTACTCGGCTCACCAGGCCGAGCGGCTCCTGCGCAACTTTTATCAGAAGGGCTACAACTCCCGGCAGAAGGGATTGGCGGGGAATCCCTATGCCTTCGTCGTCCGGGATGATCAGCAGGACCGGCGCCGCGTGGCCCGGTTGATCAACCGACTCCAGACGCAGCACATCGAAGTCGGGCGGGCCCGAGCGCCTTTTACCGTCGCAGAAGGAACCTTTCCCTCGGGGACGTTCGTCATCGATCTCGACCAGCCCTATCGCAACTACGCCGTGGACCTCCTCGAGCCGCAGCAGTTTCCCGAAGACGCCGAGCACGAGCCGTATGACGACGTTTCGTGGGCCCTTCCCGTGCACTACGGGGTCGAGGTGACGCGGGTCGACGATGCGGTGATACGGAATGTCTCGCTCGATCCGCTCACGGGTGACGTCCGCGTGCAAGGCAGCGTCTCGGGCTCGGGACCCGTCGTACTGCTCGCCGATGTCGGGCAGGAAGCCCTGCTCGCGGCGCGCTATCGACTCGCGCCGTTTCCCGTCGAGATCGCCGACGAAGCTTTCGAGGTCGACGGCCGCGACTATCCCAAAGGCTCGTGGGTTCTCCCTCCGGCAGAAGGCCTGGAGGCGGCGCTCCTGGGGGTCGCGGACGAGCTCGCGCTCGACTTTCGTCGCGTGGCAAGCTTTCCTGACGTGAAGCGCCACGACGCTCCGCCGCCACGACTCGGTGTCTGGGTCCCATGGGCCGACACGGACTCCATCGGCTGGATTCGATACACGCTGGATCAACAAGAGATCCCGTATGAATATCTCCGAGACGGGGAGATTCGTGCGGGGGGCTTGAAGAGCAAAGTGGACGTTATCGTCTACGGCACGGTGCTCCTGGACTTGCAGGGGCAGATTCACGGCATCGAGGCGAAGGAAGGCCCCATGCCTTTCCAGGCGACCGCGGAGTTTCCCAGCCTCGGACAGCCCGTGTCGTCCGACGACATCACCGGAGGCATCGGCTTCGGAGGGCTCGCCAACCTCGAGAGTTTTCTCGACGACGGAGGGGTTCTCGTGACCCTCGGAACGGGCTCCGACTTGATCCTCCAAACGGGCATCGTCCGAAACGTCCGCCCATCCACCGCTTCAGGAATCTCCACTCCCGGGGCGGAAATCGGCGCGCGTTTCGCTCGAACCGATCATCCGATCGCCTACGGCTATTCTGCCGAGCCGTCCGTCTTTCGCTCCAACTACACCGTCTATGACGCGCCTCGGCGATGGCTCACGATGTCTTACTGCACGTCCTGCTTGAACGGTCCCGTCGATCGCAGGCCGATCGTCCTCGAGTGGAAAGGAACGCTCGTGAGCGGAGGCGCGCGAAACCTCGAAGCTCTCGACGGCCGCCCCGCGATTCTCGACATGCCCGTCGGCGCGGGTCATGCGCTCGTCTACAACTTCAACCCCCTTCACCGCGACTTGAACCATTCCGACCATCGTCTCCTGTGGAACGGCATTCTCAACTGGAACGCGCTTCCCGGATTGTGAAGTACGGGGCTCACGCTCAGCGAGTAAATATCGCGATCAGCGAAGGGAGCTGAGGATCCGGCAAACGTTTGCCGCAGCCTGACGAAGATTTCACAAATCCTTCACAAAAACCTCGGGATTCCCGCGCGACCAAGATGGTATGGAACGAACGGCAAAGGACGGCGCCGCACTTTGCCGCTTGTGCCGGTCCTCCGATGCCCTTAGGTTTGGGTGAACCAATGGGAATCTCGACCCACGCTGGCGCCGGAATCGTCATTCTCGACGCCAGTCTCCGGCCCGTGTACGCGAACCCCGCGGCGCTGCAGATTCTGGCTTACCCGCAGCTACCCGGGAGAGGCGGACTCAGAGACCGAATCGCGGACCTTCTTCGTCCTGAGGAGCCCCGGCCAAGGCCGTTCGTCTCCGGCAGGCGACGGTACATTTGCCGCTTCTACGCGCTCGGGCCTCCTTCGAACGGAAGCTCGCAAACCGCGACTGCGGTGATCCTCGAACGCGGCCCCAACGGGGCATTGGATCTCACCCGCGCTGCCATCGAGTACAACCTCACCCCGCGGGAGGGAGAAACGATTGGATACCTTGTCGAGGGACTGACGAGCAAGGAGATTGCCCAGCGGATGGGGATCAGCCCCAATACCGTCAAGGTCTTTCTCCGGCTGGCGATGGTCAAGATGGGGGTGACCACCCGGTCGGGCATCCTGGGGGTGCTCTTCACGCGCCGCGACGAGGAGCTACGCCATTTGGAGACTAGCCCGGCGGTCGTCTTGTAGATTAACGTCTGTTGGTGGACCGCCACACCGAGAGAAGGCGGGAGCCGCGTTATCGCTTCCGTTGTGAATCAACACTGACGGGTTCACACGAGATTGGTTCGTCCGCGAAACCGGCAGAGCTGATTCAAGCAACGGTCCATGACATCAGTCGCGGCGGTTTAGGCGTCCTCGTGACAGGATCCCCTTCACCGCCCTCACTCGTTCGATGCGAGCTGAAGCTGCCTCAAATCCCCGCGCCGATTCCGGTACTCGCCATCCTCCGCTGGTCTCACCCTG contains the following coding sequences:
- a CDS encoding LuxR C-terminal-related transcriptional regulator — protein: MGISTHAGAGIVILDASLRPVYANPAALQILAYPQLPGRGGLRDRIADLLRPEEPRPRPFVSGRRRYICRFYALGPPSNGSSQTATAVILERGPNGALDLTRAAIEYNLTPREGETIGYLVEGLTSKEIAQRMGISPNTVKVFLRLAMVKMGVTTRSGILGVLFTRRDEELRHLETSPAVVL
- a CDS encoding M14 family zinc carboxypeptidase → MTDSSCRALAYVTVFVLALSLAGLARAQSSYAPDTPEPGSVEEIARFTTDPRFVSPWVAYVPDSPTVPSPRDTLGHLAGAAGELASTSEIYGYFQELARTSPRVHVEVIGRTEENRDILLAAIADEEGIRSLDEIKQATALLADPRHTSPEQAEVILGGARPIYYFNAAIHADESVSPDMVMELAYRLAVSETPMIRNIREKLVVLINPVSNPDGRDKMVDWFERYLKGKNDYDALPRQSPPYWGKYVFVDANRDTHQQTQVSSQAVHRMFFDYHPTVVHDLHEAIPLLVTWNGTGPYNPNLDPIVLSEFLEMSFHEMSAMSAHGMPGVWTWNFGEAFGHHYLDSVAMNHNSIGRGYETFGNATAETVTRTINPRSTTREWYRPSPPPETVVWSHRDGVNYSETAALAILDYSAHQAERLLRNFYQKGYNSRQKGLAGNPYAFVVRDDQQDRRRVARLINRLQTQHIEVGRARAPFTVAEGTFPSGTFVIDLDQPYRNYAVDLLEPQQFPEDAEHEPYDDVSWALPVHYGVEVTRVDDAVIRNVSLDPLTGDVRVQGSVSGSGPVVLLADVGQEALLAARYRLAPFPVEIADEAFEVDGRDYPKGSWVLPPAEGLEAALLGVADELALDFRRVASFPDVKRHDAPPPRLGVWVPWADTDSIGWIRYTLDQQEIPYEYLRDGEIRAGGLKSKVDVIVYGTVLLDLQGQIHGIEAKEGPMPFQATAEFPSLGQPVSSDDITGGIGFGGLANLESFLDDGGVLVTLGTGSDLILQTGIVRNVRPSTASGISTPGAEIGARFARTDHPIAYGYSAEPSVFRSNYTVYDAPRRWLTMSYCTSCLNGPVDRRPIVLEWKGTLVSGGARNLEALDGRPAILDMPVGAGHALVYNFNPLHRDLNHSDHRLLWNGILNWNALPGL